The proteins below are encoded in one region of Winogradskyella helgolandensis:
- a CDS encoding phosphatidylserine decarboxylase family protein, with translation MFHKEGHKIIFITLVIVVGSFFLIDEFVINEWLRKGLMLAVLAFFILILQFFRNPKRNTHSNEKQALSPVDGKVVVIEEVEENEVFKDKRIQVSVFMSPINVHVTRYPISGNVTFSKYHPGKFLVAWHPKASEENERTTVVVENEYFGKVLYRQIAGALAKRIVNYAKVDTRIEQGTDSGFIKFGSRVDLFLPLDADIKVELNQKVRGGESIIAEMK, from the coding sequence ATGTTTCATAAAGAAGGCCACAAAATTATATTTATAACACTCGTTATTGTTGTAGGTTCATTTTTTTTAATTGATGAATTTGTTATTAATGAATGGTTAAGAAAAGGACTTATGCTTGCTGTTTTAGCATTCTTCATTCTAATCTTACAGTTTTTCAGAAACCCTAAACGAAACACGCATTCTAACGAAAAACAAGCTTTATCTCCTGTAGATGGCAAAGTTGTAGTTATAGAAGAAGTTGAAGAAAATGAAGTTTTTAAAGATAAACGTATTCAAGTTTCAGTATTTATGTCTCCTATCAATGTACATGTGACACGTTACCCAATTTCTGGAAATGTGACTTTTAGCAAGTATCACCCTGGAAAATTCTTAGTCGCGTGGCATCCAAAAGCAAGTGAAGAGAATGAGCGTACTACCGTAGTGGTTGAAAATGAATATTTTGGTAAAGTATTATACAGACAAATTGCTGGTGCATTAGCGAAACGTATTGTTAACTACGCTAAGGTCGATACTAGAATCGAACAAGGAACTGATTCTGGATTTATAAAATTTGGCTCGCGTGTTGATTTATTCTTACCTTTAGATGCAGATATCAAAGTAGAACTGAATCAAAAAGTTCGTGGTGGTGAAAGTATCATCGCAGAAATGAAATAA
- a CDS encoding NUDIX hydrolase, which translates to MYTIYVGDKPIILTTETKKETDFKSFLLKSVNIGKVIKTLNNTDLKAVHLIHKNEDKLLSKFLKLLPNVVAGGGKAYNSKNEILFIYRNDKWDLPKGKAERKETIEETAIREVEEETGVEYLKITKPLPTTYHIFKRNGKHRIKITYWFEMKTDFEGELFPQENEGITKVEWLDAAASQKALDNSYANIRILV; encoded by the coding sequence ATGTACACAATATACGTAGGTGATAAACCTATCATTTTAACTACTGAAACTAAAAAAGAAACTGATTTTAAATCTTTTCTTTTGAAGTCTGTAAATATTGGTAAGGTTATAAAGACCTTAAATAACACAGATTTAAAAGCTGTACACTTAATTCATAAGAATGAAGATAAGCTGCTGAGCAAGTTTTTAAAGCTTTTACCTAATGTAGTTGCAGGTGGTGGAAAAGCTTATAATTCTAAAAACGAAATTCTTTTTATTTACAGAAATGATAAATGGGATTTACCTAAAGGAAAAGCAGAACGTAAAGAAACAATAGAAGAAACTGCTATACGGGAAGTAGAAGAAGAGACAGGAGTTGAATATTTAAAAATAACCAAACCACTACCAACAACTTATCATATTTTTAAGCGGAACGGCAAACATAGAATTAAAATTACGTATTGGTTTGAAATGAAAACCGATTTTGAGGGTGAATTATTTCCACAAGAAAATGAAGGTATTACTAAAGTAGAATGGTTAGATGCAGCAGCGTCTCAAAAAGCTTTAGATAATAGTTATGCTAATATTAGAATATTGGTTTAA
- the pyrE gene encoding orotate phosphoribosyltransferase: MIFNKDTAKKTAEVLLQINAIKLQPNDPFTWASGWKSPIYCDNRIVLSFPPIRNYIRATIAKNIEELYGKPDVIAGVATGAIGIGALVAEYLNLPFVYVRPEAKKHGRQNQIEGYIEKGQTVVVVEDLISTGMSSLNAVKALKEAEVHVKGMVAIFSYGFEIASKNFKDADVELHTLGNYENLLEQAVDTFYITKDQQDILAQWNANPSEWNAN, translated from the coding sequence ATGATTTTTAACAAAGATACCGCCAAAAAAACAGCCGAAGTTTTATTGCAAATTAATGCTATAAAATTACAACCCAACGATCCTTTTACTTGGGCTTCTGGCTGGAAATCACCAATTTATTGCGACAACAGAATTGTACTATCGTTTCCACCAATTAGAAACTATATTAGAGCAACCATTGCAAAAAATATAGAAGAGCTTTATGGTAAACCAGATGTAATTGCAGGAGTTGCAACAGGAGCTATTGGTATTGGTGCATTAGTAGCAGAATATTTAAATCTACCATTTGTTTATGTAAGACCAGAAGCGAAAAAACATGGTCGCCAAAACCAAATTGAAGGGTATATTGAAAAAGGACAAACTGTAGTTGTTGTAGAAGATTTAATCAGTACAGGAATGAGCAGTCTTAATGCCGTAAAAGCTTTAAAAGAGGCTGAAGTGCATGTAAAAGGTATGGTTGCCATATTCTCTTACGGATTTGAGATAGCGTCTAAGAATTTTAAAGATGCCGATGTTGAATTACACACGCTTGGCAATTATGAAAACTTGCTAGAACAAGCTGTAGACACCTTTTATATAACTAAAGACCAACAAGACATTTTAGCACAATGGAACGCCAATCCTAGTGAATGGAACGCTAATTGA
- a CDS encoding glutamate-cysteine ligase family protein, with the protein MRKPFHLFDVYGIELEYMLVKNDNFKVAPQVDELLTLKAGELKADIENGNIAWSNELVAHVIELKTNGPTKSTDDLSEKFHKNILEIDALLQPLNLQLLGSASHPLMNPDTDTQLWKHSYSEVYALYNTIFNCKGHGWSNVQSTHINLPFYDDKEFEKLHAAIRIILPLLPGLCASSPILEGNITGFKDTRLEFYKTNQKEIPELTGLVIPERVFSKLDYHATIFEPIKKAIKPYDKNNILDQHFLNSRGAIARFDRNAIEIRLMDIQECPKADIAICAFVIEVLKVLVSKKLCSLKAQKSWIKEDLFPLLNDAIKYAENSKIENKEYLKLFRIKSPSTVNDVWKHLYKIVKPKLHKSHHDAIEFILEEGTLATRLLKAIGNDTSEGHIISVYRNMQNCLKTNDLFQS; encoded by the coding sequence ATGAGGAAACCTTTTCACCTATTCGATGTTTACGGCATTGAACTCGAATATATGCTTGTTAAAAATGACAATTTTAAAGTTGCACCACAAGTTGATGAACTCTTAACCCTAAAAGCAGGAGAACTAAAAGCAGATATCGAAAATGGAAATATTGCATGGAGTAACGAATTAGTAGCTCATGTTATTGAACTAAAAACAAACGGCCCCACCAAAAGCACAGATGACTTATCGGAGAAATTCCACAAAAACATTCTAGAAATCGATGCGCTTTTACAACCGTTGAACTTACAACTTTTAGGTTCTGCCTCACATCCATTAATGAATCCAGATACAGATACACAACTCTGGAAACATAGTTACAGTGAAGTTTACGCGCTTTACAATACTATTTTTAATTGCAAAGGCCACGGTTGGAGTAATGTACAAAGCACACATATTAATTTACCATTTTATGACGATAAAGAATTTGAAAAACTACACGCAGCCATTAGAATCATCTTACCATTATTACCAGGGCTTTGTGCAAGTTCGCCAATATTAGAAGGCAACATTACTGGTTTTAAGGATACACGATTAGAATTTTATAAAACAAATCAAAAGGAAATTCCGGAGTTGACAGGTTTAGTAATTCCTGAGCGTGTGTTTTCAAAATTAGATTATCATGCAACGATTTTTGAACCTATAAAAAAAGCGATTAAACCTTATGATAAAAACAATATTCTAGACCAACACTTTTTAAACTCTCGTGGAGCCATTGCGCGTTTTGATAGAAATGCCATTGAAATTCGTTTAATGGATATTCAAGAATGTCCTAAGGCAGATATTGCTATTTGCGCTTTTGTAATCGAAGTTTTAAAAGTTTTGGTTAGTAAAAAACTATGTTCTTTAAAAGCTCAAAAATCGTGGATAAAAGAAGATTTATTTCCCCTTCTAAATGATGCTATAAAATATGCAGAAAACTCTAAAATTGAAAATAAGGAATACTTAAAATTATTCAGAATAAAATCACCTTCAACCGTAAACGACGTTTGGAAACACTTGTATAAAATCGTAAAACCAAAATTACACAAATCACATCATGATGCTATAGAGTTCATTTTAGAAGAAGGCACGTTAGCAACAAGACTATTAAAAGCTATAGGAAATGACACGTCTGAAGGACACATTATTTCAGTATATCGAAATATGCAGAATTGTTTAAAAACTAACGACTTGTTTCAATCATGA
- a CDS encoding LUD domain-containing protein encodes MSIFSKFFGKKSKETEEHIPNHERGKYMPEVKLPVDERFTINFKGNGGKFLYCENFEEVKESFNAILDENNWHDDNVFLIDQRLTELFKDFNLNSSTKLSESAYFLSTCEYLISDDGSLLISSNQIAEKKLIELPDHFIIYATTSQFVETIGEGLKGIKAKSKKKIPTNITTIKHFKTADDKDFLSYGSSSKNLYLLLLEDL; translated from the coding sequence ATGAGCATATTTAGTAAATTCTTCGGAAAAAAGTCCAAAGAGACTGAAGAACACATACCAAATCATGAGCGTGGCAAATACATGCCAGAAGTAAAGCTACCTGTAGATGAACGTTTTACTATCAACTTCAAAGGCAATGGTGGTAAATTTTTGTATTGTGAGAATTTCGAAGAAGTAAAAGAAAGCTTTAATGCTATCCTTGATGAAAACAATTGGCATGATGATAACGTTTTTCTTATCGATCAACGCTTAACTGAATTATTCAAAGATTTTAACCTTAATAGCTCCACAAAACTATCAGAGAGTGCTTATTTTTTATCTACTTGTGAGTATTTAATCTCAGATGATGGCTCATTATTAATTTCTTCCAATCAAATTGCAGAAAAGAAATTAATAGAATTACCAGATCATTTTATAATCTATGCTACAACAAGTCAATTTGTAGAAACCATAGGTGAAGGTCTAAAAGGTATTAAAGCTAAAAGCAAAAAGAAAATACCAACAAACATTACTACTATAAAGCATTTTAAAACAGCTGACGATAAAGATTTTCTATCTTACGGAAGTAGCTCCAAAAATCTATACCTACTTTTACTAGAAGACTTATAA
- a CDS encoding N-formylglutamate amidohydrolase has product MKLILTCEHGGNEIPETYKKHFNTNKTVLESHRGYDLGVLHLFQHLEPLSDASYFSTTSRLLVELNRSLFSKQLFSEFSNGLSKHEKSEILKIYYFPYRTEIEYKIAEFIKIEQQVLHLSIHSFIQNLNNEERKADIGLLYDSRNKKEKEFCKQLKIRLLEQNPNLNVRFNYPYLGKSDGFTSFLRKQFPTNYLGIEIEVNQKYSHNNVMALNLKQDLLKAIESILFHPKTL; this is encoded by the coding sequence ATGAAGTTGATTTTAACATGTGAGCATGGTGGAAATGAAATTCCTGAGACTTACAAAAAGCACTTCAACACTAATAAAACAGTTTTAGAATCTCATCGTGGTTATGATTTGGGAGTGTTACATCTATTTCAACATTTAGAACCGTTGTCTGATGCATCATATTTTAGTACGACGAGTCGTTTGTTGGTAGAGTTGAATCGTTCACTATTTAGCAAGCAACTTTTTTCAGAGTTTAGTAACGGCTTAAGTAAACATGAGAAATCGGAAATACTTAAAATCTATTATTTTCCTTATAGAACTGAAATTGAATATAAAATAGCAGAATTCATTAAAATCGAACAGCAAGTACTGCATTTATCCATTCATAGTTTTATTCAAAACCTAAATAATGAAGAACGTAAAGCTGACATTGGATTACTTTATGATTCCCGCAATAAAAAGGAAAAAGAATTTTGCAAACAACTTAAAATAAGACTCCTAGAACAAAACCCAAATTTAAACGTGCGATTTAATTACCCATATCTTGGAAAATCGGATGGATTCACCTCTTTTTTAAGAAAGCAATTTCCAACAAATTATTTAGGTATTGAGATTGAGGTTAATCAAAAATACAGTCACAATAATGTTATGGCTTTAAACCTCAAACAAGACTTGTTGAAAGCAATTGAAAGTATTCTCTTCCACCCTAAGACACTTTAA
- the rsfS gene encoding ribosome silencing factor, whose amino-acid sequence MTKDKIPTDQLITSIIGGIEDVKGKEITILDLREIENTVCDYFIICEGSSNTQVNAIVGSVQKQVSKTLKDKPWHVEGTENAEWVLMDYVNVVVHVFQKHIREYYDIEELWGDAKITRIETSY is encoded by the coding sequence ATGACGAAAGATAAAATCCCTACAGACCAACTCATTACATCAATTATTGGAGGTATTGAAGATGTTAAAGGAAAAGAGATAACAATATTAGATTTAAGAGAAATAGAAAATACTGTTTGTGATTATTTTATTATCTGCGAAGGGTCTTCAAACACGCAAGTAAACGCAATCGTCGGTTCCGTACAAAAACAAGTAAGCAAAACACTTAAAGACAAACCTTGGCATGTTGAAGGTACTGAAAATGCCGAATGGGTCTTAATGGATTACGTCAATGTTGTTGTACATGTGTTTCAAAAACACATTAGAGAATACTACGATATTGAAGAGCTTTGGGGAGATGCAAAAATAACCCGAATAGAAACAAGTTACTAA
- a CDS encoding phosphatidate cytidylyltransferase, with the protein MKELATRAISGAIYVLLLIGSLYSEIATVILIGVFGLISLTEFSRLIKLKSYIPYLIFLVLYGGFWYLSVQNSSTLISDEAIQILLVITIFVNLILIKDLFTSKRIPLFESKRFIVATFYLASGFVFMLLISNYQNEFTPLLLLGSFILIWINDSAAYMVGKNFGKQKLFPSISPKKTVEGFLGGLFFACISSYFIALYTETLSFTPWLILAIIVSVFGTLGDLIESKFKRQAAVKDSGSIMPGHGGLLDRLDSIIFASPFIYLFLRIIHF; encoded by the coding sequence ATGAAAGAATTAGCAACAAGAGCCATTTCTGGTGCTATCTATGTACTACTTCTAATAGGTTCACTTTACTCAGAAATAGCAACAGTTATTTTAATAGGTGTATTTGGCTTAATTTCCTTAACAGAATTTAGTCGACTTATAAAACTTAAGTCATATATACCATATCTCATTTTTCTTGTTTTATATGGTGGATTTTGGTATTTGAGCGTACAGAACTCCTCAACCTTAATTAGTGATGAAGCCATTCAAATTCTATTGGTAATTACCATATTTGTGAATCTTATTTTAATTAAAGATTTATTCACTTCTAAGCGAATTCCACTTTTTGAATCTAAACGTTTTATTGTAGCAACGTTCTATTTGGCCAGTGGTTTTGTGTTTATGCTACTCATTAGCAATTATCAAAATGAATTTACTCCACTATTATTACTAGGCTCATTTATACTTATTTGGATTAACGATAGTGCGGCCTATATGGTTGGAAAGAATTTTGGAAAACAAAAATTATTCCCAAGTATATCACCAAAGAAAACGGTAGAAGGCTTTCTAGGAGGTTTATTCTTTGCTTGTATATCAAGTTATTTTATAGCATTATATACAGAAACACTTAGCTTTACACCGTGGTTAATCCTAGCCATTATTGTTAGTGTTTTTGGTACTTTAGGAGATTTAATAGAATCAAAATTTAAACGCCAAGCGGCTGTTAAAGATAGTGGATCCATAATGCCAGGACATGGAGGTCTTTTAGATAGACTAGATAGTATTATATTTGCGTCTCCATTTATATATTTATTTTTAAGAATTATTCACTTTTAA
- a CDS encoding SRPBCC family protein: MKLESPKVTLDKSAEETFNFLSDVKNFESLMPENISKFEVLDNDKFLFALKGMPEIVLKKKEAVPNSKIVLGAAGGKLDFALVADITEAEPNKTEVKLNFEGEFNAMMGMMIKGPISKFIETLVTNMKTEV, encoded by the coding sequence ATGAAATTAGAATCACCAAAAGTAACTTTAGATAAATCTGCAGAAGAAACATTCAACTTTCTTTCTGATGTTAAAAATTTTGAAAGCTTAATGCCTGAAAACATTAGTAAATTTGAAGTTTTAGATAACGACAAGTTTCTATTCGCGTTAAAAGGAATGCCGGAAATTGTATTAAAGAAAAAGGAAGCTGTTCCAAATAGCAAGATCGTTTTAGGAGCTGCCGGCGGAAAATTAGACTTTGCATTAGTTGCAGATATTACAGAAGCTGAACCTAACAAAACTGAAGTTAAATTAAATTTTGAAGGCGAATTTAACGCTATGATGGGCATGATGATAAAAGGCCCAATCAGTAAATTTATTGAGACGTTAGTAACCAATATGAAAACAGAGGTTTAG
- the ftsH gene encoding ATP-dependent zinc metalloprotease FtsH, with product MAKDDKNLNKKPKLNPYWIYGIIIVVFLSIQIFSGGFGDSTGTQTTPAQFLDYLSQGEVSKIEIVNKREARVYLTAEAKEQSKHKKTETNSILPSVAPVPNYKFEFGDLQNFEKEVNEVIKTNNLDTELVYETEHNVWGDFLLTLLPFVLIIGVWIFIMRRMSGGGGGGAGGQIFNIGKSKAKLFDEKIDTKTSFKDVAGLEGAKEEVQEIVDFLKFPEKYTALGGKIPKGALLVGPPGTGKTLLAKAVAGEAQVPFFSLSGSDFVEMFVGVGASRVRDLFKQAKEKSPSIIFIDEIDAIGRARGKNNMSGSNDERENTLNQLLTEMDGFGTNTNVIVLAATNRADVLDSALMRAGRFDRQIYVDLPDVRERKEIFEVHLRPLKKEETLDIDFLAKQTPGFSGADIANVCNEAALIAARKGKKSVNKQDFLDAVDRIIGGLEKKNKIITPAEKRAVAFHEAGHATVSWMLEHAAPLVKVTIVPRGRSLGAAWYLPEERLIVHPEQMLDEMCAALGGRAAEKVIFDKISTGALSDLEKVTKQARAMVTVYGLSDKVGNLTYYDSSGQSEYGFTKPYSEKTAELIDQEISDIIEEQYQRAIKLLEKNKDKLTELAEVLLDKEVIFKDNLEKIFGKRAFETPVIIAEDSKEAIEDIKKDGE from the coding sequence ATGGCTAAAGACGATAAAAATTTAAACAAAAAACCAAAATTAAACCCGTATTGGATTTACGGAATAATCATTGTTGTATTCTTATCCATCCAGATTTTTTCTGGTGGATTTGGTGATTCTACCGGTACACAAACAACTCCTGCACAATTCTTAGATTATCTAAGTCAAGGAGAAGTTTCAAAAATTGAAATTGTAAATAAAAGAGAAGCTAGAGTTTATTTAACAGCGGAAGCTAAAGAACAATCGAAACATAAAAAAACAGAAACGAATTCTATACTTCCATCTGTTGCTCCTGTTCCGAACTACAAGTTTGAATTTGGTGATCTTCAGAATTTTGAAAAAGAAGTCAATGAAGTTATTAAAACCAATAACCTCGATACCGAACTAGTTTATGAAACTGAACATAATGTTTGGGGAGACTTTTTGTTAACATTATTACCATTTGTCCTAATTATTGGAGTATGGATTTTTATAATGCGTCGTATGTCTGGTGGCGGAGGCGGAGGAGCTGGTGGACAGATTTTCAATATTGGAAAATCTAAAGCAAAACTCTTTGATGAGAAAATAGACACAAAGACATCATTTAAAGATGTTGCAGGTTTAGAAGGAGCAAAAGAAGAAGTCCAAGAGATTGTAGACTTCTTAAAATTCCCTGAAAAATATACGGCCTTAGGTGGTAAAATTCCTAAAGGAGCATTATTAGTAGGACCTCCAGGAACTGGTAAAACGTTGTTGGCAAAAGCTGTTGCTGGTGAAGCACAAGTCCCTTTCTTTTCATTATCAGGATCTGATTTTGTGGAAATGTTTGTTGGTGTTGGTGCTTCTAGAGTGAGAGATTTATTTAAGCAAGCCAAGGAAAAATCACCTTCAATTATCTTTATTGATGAGATTGATGCTATTGGTAGAGCAAGAGGAAAAAATAACATGTCTGGTTCTAACGATGAACGCGAAAACACACTAAACCAACTCTTAACCGAAATGGATGGATTTGGTACTAACACAAACGTTATCGTGTTAGCAGCAACAAACCGTGCAGATGTATTAGATAGTGCATTAATGAGAGCTGGTCGTTTTGACCGTCAAATTTATGTAGATCTTCCGGATGTTAGAGAACGTAAAGAAATTTTTGAAGTGCATTTACGTCCACTTAAAAAAGAAGAAACTTTAGATATTGATTTCTTAGCAAAACAAACACCTGGTTTTTCTGGTGCAGACATCGCAAATGTTTGTAATGAAGCAGCATTAATTGCGGCAAGAAAAGGAAAGAAATCTGTAAACAAACAAGATTTCTTAGATGCGGTTGATAGAATCATTGGAGGTTTAGAAAAGAAAAACAAAATAATAACTCCAGCAGAAAAGAGAGCTGTCGCTTTCCACGAAGCTGGTCATGCTACAGTGAGTTGGATGCTAGAACATGCGGCTCCATTAGTAAAAGTAACTATAGTTCCTAGAGGACGTTCTTTAGGTGCTGCTTGGTATTTACCAGAAGAGCGCTTAATTGTACACCCAGAGCAAATGTTAGACGAAATGTGTGCTGCATTAGGTGGTAGAGCTGCAGAAAAAGTAATTTTCGATAAAATATCTACAGGTGCTTTAAGTGACTTAGAAAAAGTGACTAAACAAGCTAGAGCTATGGTAACCGTTTACGGACTTAGTGATAAAGTAGGTAATTTAACGTATTATGATTCTTCAGGACAGTCAGAATATGGTTTCACTAAGCCATACAGTGAAAAGACAGCAGAACTTATAGATCAAGAGATTTCTGATATTATTGAAGAACAATACCAACGTGCTATCAAATTATTAGAAAAGAATAAAGACAAGCTTACCGAATTGGCAGAAGTCTTATTAGACAAAGAAGTTATTTTCAAAGATAATCTTGAAAAAATATTTGGGAAACGCGCTTTTGAAACTCCTGTAATTATAGCAGAGGATTCAAAAGAAGCGATTGAAGATATTAAGAAAGACGGAGAGTAA
- a CDS encoding dimethylarginine dimethylaminohydrolase family protein gives MKLNIQNETSRLRAVVLGTAESVGSIPSIDEAYDPKSIQHIKAGTYPVEDDMQKEMDAVAKVFEKYDVTVYRPEVIKDYNQIFSRDIAFVIDDKFIKANILPDREREYEAIHHVIEEIGEDNIIILPEECHVEGGDVMPCNDFIFIGTYSGADYSDFITARTNMDAVIAIQELFPHKTVKAFELRKSNIDPKENALHLDCCFQPIGKDKAILHKNGFLIEREYEWLLNFFGKENVFEITKEEMYSMNSNVFSISEDVIISEKNFTRLNTWLRENGFTVEEVPYAEIAKQEGLLRCSTMPLIRD, from the coding sequence ATGAAGTTAAACATACAAAATGAAACATCCCGACTTAGAGCTGTTGTATTAGGTACAGCCGAAAGTGTGGGTTCTATTCCGTCAATTGACGAGGCTTATGATCCTAAATCTATACAGCATATAAAAGCAGGCACGTACCCTGTAGAAGATGATATGCAAAAGGAAATGGATGCTGTTGCTAAAGTATTTGAAAAATATGATGTAACGGTTTATAGACCAGAAGTAATAAAAGATTACAACCAAATATTCTCAAGAGATATCGCTTTTGTTATCGATGACAAATTTATTAAAGCAAATATATTGCCAGATCGTGAACGTGAGTACGAAGCCATTCATCATGTGATAGAGGAGATAGGTGAGGATAATATAATCATACTTCCAGAGGAATGCCATGTAGAAGGAGGTGATGTAATGCCTTGTAATGATTTTATATTTATCGGAACCTATTCTGGCGCAGATTATTCAGATTTTATTACAGCAAGAACAAATATGGATGCTGTAATTGCAATACAGGAATTATTTCCTCATAAAACAGTTAAGGCTTTTGAATTACGAAAGTCTAACATAGATCCAAAAGAAAACGCGCTTCATTTAGATTGCTGCTTTCAACCTATAGGAAAAGATAAAGCGATACTTCATAAAAATGGATTCTTAATTGAAAGGGAATATGAATGGTTATTGAATTTCTTCGGGAAAGAAAATGTGTTCGAAATTACAAAAGAGGAAATGTATAGTATGAATAGTAATGTGTTTTCGATTTCGGAAGATGTTATTATTTCTGAAAAAAACTTTACCCGACTAAATACTTGGTTGCGAGAAAATGGCTTTACCGTTGAAGAAGTTCCTTATGCAGAGATTGCGAAACAAGAAGGCTTACTGCGTTGTTCTACAATGCCTTTGATAAGGGATTAA
- a CDS encoding acyl-CoA-binding protein has protein sequence MTSKELDIEFKDAVDRVNDHTEPFPADFLLRLYAYFKKATNNYDRPSSRKPIINAFKANALFQIKDISKDEAKQEYINLVTNYFLYRK, from the coding sequence ATGACTTCCAAAGAATTAGACATAGAATTTAAAGATGCTGTAGATCGTGTAAACGACCATACAGAACCGTTTCCTGCGGATTTTTTACTTCGCCTCTACGCTTATTTCAAAAAAGCAACCAATAATTATGATCGGCCAAGCAGTCGTAAACCCATAATTAATGCGTTTAAGGCAAATGCTTTATTTCAAATAAAAGATATCTCTAAAGATGAAGCGAAACAAGAGTATATCAATCTTGTTACCAATTACTTTTTGTATCGGAAGTAG
- a CDS encoding biotin--[acetyl-CoA-carboxylase] ligase produces the protein MYIIKLNAIDSTNTYLKDLSTVSLPKDYTVVVAELQTKGRGQMGAKWNAESGKNLTASVFKRLPFFSVTEQFYISMAVSLAVIKALRTFKIPQLHIKWPNDILSADNKLCGILIENVIKNNNLQGSIIGFGLNVNQKFFENLPQASSMSLLTGVIYDKDEVLSEILKQLEIHFNLLESKKHSEIKTEYESLLFRKNKPSTFRTSKDDSFSGIIQGVTENGQLQVWTEDGIIKTFDLKEIKLLY, from the coding sequence ATGTACATAATCAAACTTAATGCCATTGACTCTACAAATACGTATCTCAAAGATTTGTCAACCGTATCATTGCCTAAAGATTATACGGTTGTAGTTGCTGAGTTACAGACAAAAGGTAGAGGTCAAATGGGAGCCAAATGGAACGCGGAAAGTGGTAAGAACCTTACAGCGAGTGTGTTTAAAAGACTCCCGTTTTTTAGTGTTACAGAACAGTTTTATATTAGTATGGCTGTTTCTTTGGCAGTTATTAAGGCATTAAGGACCTTTAAAATACCTCAATTACATATTAAATGGCCTAACGACATTTTGTCAGCAGACAACAAGTTGTGTGGTATTTTAATTGAAAATGTCATAAAAAATAATAACCTGCAAGGTTCCATAATAGGATTTGGACTGAATGTTAACCAGAAATTTTTCGAGAATTTACCTCAGGCATCGTCTATGAGTTTATTAACTGGAGTTATTTATGATAAAGACGAAGTGCTTTCAGAAATATTAAAACAATTGGAAATTCATTTTAATTTATTAGAATCGAAGAAACACTCTGAAATTAAAACGGAATACGAAAGTCTCCTTTTTAGAAAAAATAAGCCATCAACTTTTAGAACTTCTAAAGATGATAGCTTTTCTGGAATTATCCAAGGTGTTACTGAAAACGGTCAATTACAAGTTTGGACAGAAGATGGTATTATTAAAACCTTCGACCTTAAAGAGATTAAGTTACTATATTAA